In Cervus elaphus chromosome 29, mCerEla1.1, whole genome shotgun sequence, a single window of DNA contains:
- the LRRC19 gene encoding leucine-rich repeat-containing protein 19, with amino-acid sequence MKTRSIATLFWLLSTLLLAEENQTSKTEVKCNSSAKNYSWIPANINKNVTILDLSYNQITLNITDTRVLQTYFLLTELYLIENKVNILLNNSFSNLSNLEILNICRNSIDTIQQGAFTGLHKLKKLYLCQNKIVQLNPDTLLPLKNLILLNLHGNLISYFDVPQLFHLEFIILYGNPWNCSCSLLNLQNWLKTSNVTLENESITMCSYPDILKCYNIKTVPYKAECYSKFPSSITEDLHIHFQSICNSTFNNSLNNLTRNSENESHGKSWAFLVGVVITVVMTSLLISVAIKCPVWYNFLLSYNHHRLEEHEAETYEDGFTGNPSSPSQIPDTNSEETTVIFEQLHSFVVDDDGFIEDKYIDTHELREEN; translated from the exons ATGAAAACCAGGAGCATCGCAACCTTGTTTTGGCTGCTCTCCACGCTATTACTAGCAGAAGAAAACCAGACTTCTAAAACA gaAGTCAAATGTAATTCTAGTGCAAAGAATTATTCTTGGATTCCagcaaatatcaataaaaatgttaCTATACTTGACCTCAGTTATAATCAAATTACTCTAAATATTACAGACACAAGAGTTCTACAGACATATTTTTTACTCACTGAGCTCTATTTGATTGAGAACAAAGTCAATATCCTACTCAATAATTCTTTCAGTAACCTGTCCAatctagaaattttaaatatctgtAGAAATTCCATCGACACAATTCAACAGGGTGCCTTTACAGGATTACATAAACTGAAAAAGTTATATCTCTGCCAAAACAAAATAGTTCAACTGAATCCTGATACACTTTTGCCTCTTAAAAACCTGATACTATTGAATTTGCATGGCAATTTGATAAGCTATTTTGATGTACCACAACTGTTTCATCTGGAATTCATAATTTTGTATGGAAATCCATGGAACTGCTCCTGTAGTCTACTGAACTTGCAAAACTGGTTGAAGACATCGAATGTGACACTAG AAAATGAGAGCATCACCATGTGTAGTTATCCAGATATCCTGAAGTGCTACAACATCAAAACAGTGCCTTACAAGGCTGAATGTTACTCAAAATTTCCTTCATCTATAACTGAAGACCTTCACATTCATTTTCAGTCCATTTGCAATTCAACATTTAATAACTCTTTGAACAACTTGACAAGAAATTCAG aaaatgaatCTCATGGAAAAAGCTGGGCTTTTCTTGTCGGTGTTGTCATCACTGTAGTGATGACTTCACTCCTCATTTCAGTTGCTATCAAATGTCCAGTATGGTATAATTTTCTGCTTAGTTACAATCATCATCGTCTGGAAGAGCATGAAGCAGAAACCTATGAAGACGGTTTTACTGGAAATCCAAGCTCTCCTTCACAGATACCAGACACAAACTCTGAAGAAACTACAGTAATATTTGAACAACTACATTCTTTTGTGGTAGATGATGATGGGTTTATTGAAGACAAATATATAGATACTCATGAATTACgtgaagaaaattaa